The Candidatus Polarisedimenticolaceae bacterium sequence GACCTCCTGCGCGCGCACAAGGGGCTCGACCTCTCGCTCGCGACGCTCCCCAAGGAAGACCCCGCGACGTACGACATGGTCTGCGCGGCGGACACCGTCGGAGTCTTCCAGATCGAGAGCCGCGCGCAGATGGCGATGCTTCCGCGCCTGAAGCCTCGCCACTACTACGACCTCGTCATCGAGGTGTCGATCGTGCGCCCCGGCCCCATCACCGGCGGCATGGTCCATCCCTACCTGAAGAGGAGATCGGGAGAAGAGAAAGTCATCTACCCGCACGCGTGCCTCGAGCCGGTCCTCGCGAAGACCCTCGGCGTTCCGTTGTTCCAGGAGCAGGTCATCCGCCTCGCCATGGTCGCCGCCGACTACACGCCCGGCGAAGCCGACCAGCTCCGCCGCGACATGGCCGCCTGGCGTAAATCGGGGCGCATCGAGCGCCACCGCGACCGCCTCGTCTCACGCATGACGGCGAAGGGGATCGAGGAGGAGTTCGCGCTGCGCGTCTTCGAGCAGATCCGCGGCTTCGGCGAGTACGGCTTCCCCGAGAGCCACGCCGCCAGCTTCGCGCTCATCGCTTACGCCACGGCGTGGATGAGGAAGCATCACCTCGATGTGTTCACGTGCTCGCTCCTCAACGCGCAGCCGATGGGCTTCTACATGCCCGCGACGATCATCGAGGACGCGAAGCGGCATGGACTGCGGGTACTGCCGGTCGACGTCACCGTGAGCCAGTGGGAGTGCACGCTGGAGAAAGGCAACAGTTCACAGTCGACAGTCGACAGTAACGACTCCTGCCGTCTTGGCCTTCGCTACGTCAAAGGTTTTCACGAGGCGGTCGCTGCGCGCCTTCTCGAAGCGCGAGCGGAGAGGCCGTTCGTCTCCATCGACGACGTCGTCAAGCGGGCGAAGCTCGACGAAGGCGCGACGGCGCGCCTCGCCGAGTCGGGCGCGTTCGCGGCGTTCGAGAAGAACCGGCGTGGAGCGCTGTGGGCCGCGAAGGGGAGTGTGCGGATGAGCAGGGTTCACTCCCTTCCCAGCGACGAGTCTCCCGCTGCCTTCAAGGATCTCGATCTCTTCGAGTCGATCGGGTGGGACTACGACACGATGAACCTGTCGGCGCAGGGGCATCCGCTCGAACCGCTGCGCGAAGGACTACGCGCGCAGCGCTTGCCCGAAGCAGGGGAGCTGCGATCCATGCCGGACGGGCGGCGGGTGCGCTATGCGGGGCTCGTCATCTGCCGGCAGCGGCCGGGGACGGCGTCGGGGGTCGTGTTTATGACGATGGAAGACGAGACGGGGTTCGTGAACGTCGTCGTGTGGTCGAAGGTCTACGAGAAATTCCGCGTGCTCGTGAAGACCGCGTCGTTTCTCGGGGTGAGCGGCAAGCTCCAGGTCCAGGACGGCGTGACGCATCTCATCGCCGACTCGTTCTGGCGGCCTCGGATCGAGACGAGTCCCGCCGAGATCGCGAGCCGCGACTTCCACTGAAATGGGGACATTCTGCTTTTTCTTCTACAGAGGGGACAGCTTCCGAAACTCAAGCACTTCGAGTTTCGGAAGCTGTCCCCTCTGTAGAAGAAAAAGCAGAATGTCCCCACTTATACTCCGCCCATCTTGGAGCGTCCCATCCTCGTCTGCGGGCTCGATGCGCTCGGCGTCGCGGTCATTCGCCGGCTCATCGCACGAGGAATCGCCGCGCGCGCGCTCGCGGCACCAACGGAGGCCGCGAGCTACGCGCACGAGCTCGAGCGTCTCGGCGTCCCGGTGTGCGTCGGCGTCGCGAGATCCGCGGGGGCGCTTCAGGCCGCCGGGCTTCAGGATGCGGCGGCGTTGGTCCTGACCGCGGACGACGATGCGGAGAACGTCGACGCGGCCCTCACCGCGCGACGCTTGAGCCCCGAAGTTCCGATCGTCGCGCGCATCTTCGATCCGTCGCTCGGCGCGTATCTCGAGGAGTCGGGCGCCGGCCTGACGATCCTGAGCGTGTCCGGTCTCGCTTCCCCTCGATATGCGGAGCTGGCGGAGAAGGTTGCGTTGCCCGCGGGGACAGCGCGCCCGTCCGCCGAGGGCCGGTCGCACGCGCGCTCCTCTCTCCGCGTCGATCCCATCCTCGTGCGTCTCACGATCGTCACGACCCTCGTCGTCGTCTTCTCGGTCTGGTTCTTCGCACGGGCGCTCGGCCTCTCGCCGTTCGACGCGTTCTACTTCGTCGTCGAGTCGATCACGAACACGGGGTTCGGCGACGTTCCGATGGGCGCCGCCGGAATCCCTTCCCGGCTGCTCACGATCGCGCTCATGATCGGCGGCGCCGGACTGCTCGCGCTCGTCTACGCGCTCATCACCGGGTGGTTCGTCGCGCGGCGCTTCGACGTCCTGCAAGGTCGGGTGCCGGAGCGCGGGAGCGATCACGTCGTGATCGCGGGCGCCGGCAACGTCGGATTTCGCGTCGCACAGCTCCTGGCGGAGAAGGGCCGCAGCGTCGTCGTCATCGAGCGGGAAGGCAGCAGCGTCAACGCCGCCCAGCTCCGCGCGGAGGGCCGTCACGTCATCGTCGGCGACGCAGGGCTCGACGAATCGCTCGAGCTGGCGGCGGTCGGCCGCGCGTCCGTCGTCATGGCGCTCACCGACTCCGACGCCGTCAACCTGCGCATGGCCCTCGCCGTGCGGCGGCGGCACGAGGAGGTCCCGATCGTCCTGCGTCTGATCTCGCCCGAGCTGTCCGAGCACCTCCACGGGCGCCGTGGGATGACGATCGTCTCGCCGATCGCCGTCGCCAGCGAGCGGATCGCGGACGCAGCGGTCGAAGCTATACTGCGATGATGATCGAGGCCACGCTCGGCGAAGAAGCGATCCGCCGGATCGTTCGCGAAGAAATCGAAGCCGCGTTCAAGAAAGACACGGCGTCGCGCAAGGCCGCGATCATCGCCTCGAAGGGGACGCTCGACTGGGCGTATCCGCCGCTGATCCTCGGCACCGCCGCGGCGGCCGCCGGGATGGACACCTCGATCTTCTTCACCTTCTACGGCCTGAATGTCGTGCACAAGGAGTTCGAATCGCGTCTCAAGGTGTCACCGGTCGCAAACCCGGGGATGCCGATGCCGGTGCCGATGCCCGACCTCGTGAACGCGCTTCCCGGCATGCAGGGGTTCGCGACGATGATGATGAAGTCGATGTTCAAGAAGAAGAACGTCGCGCCGATCCGCGAGCTGCTCGACGTCGCGCGCGAGTCCGGCGTGAAGCTGATCGCCTGCCAGATGACGATGGACGTCTTCGGCTTCACCGCGGACGACTTCGTCCCCGGCGTCACGTTCGGCGGCGCCGCAGCGTTCCTCTCGCACGCGCGGCGCTGCCATCTCACCCTGTTCGTCTGAGGGAATCGTGAGCGACGTGAAGGAAGACCGCTTGCTCGACGCCTCCGGCCTCTCGTGCCCGATGCCGGTCGTGCGGGCCGCAAAGGAGATGAAGGCGCTCGCCGCGGGGCAGGTGCTCAAGATCATCGCGACCGATCGTGGGTCCCTCGCCGACATCCCGGCGTGGGCCGACGACACCGGCAACGAGCTGCTCTCGTCGGCCACCGAAGGTGCGGCGTTCGTCTTCTTCGTCCGCAAAGGCGCGGATTAGGGGGACAGCTTCCGAAACTCTGGGAGCGCCGGATGATGCCGCGCTGGGAGATCGTCGATCTCGACGCAGGCGCCGAGGATGTCGCGGCTGCGCGGACGGTCCTGGCGCCCGACGAGCTCGCTCGCGCAGCTCGATTCTTGCGTGAGGAGGATCGTCGCCGCTTCGCGATGGCGCGGTCGGCGCTCCGGCGCACGCTCGCGCGCGAGATGGGCGCCGACCCTCGAGCGATCGCCTTCCGGTACGGCCCCAACGGGAAGCCGTCGCTCGAGGGAAACGAGCTTCGTTTCAACTTGTCGCACGCGGGCGGGCGCGCGCTCATCGCGTGGACCGACGGCGGCGAGATCGGCGTCGACATCGAGAACGTGCGCCCGGTCCGCTTCGGCGAGAAGATCGCCCGCCGTTACTTCTCGGACGACGAGCGGCGCGCCTTCGGCGGCATCTCGGACGCGCGTTGGAACGAGACCTTCTTCCGCTGCTGGACTCGCAAGGAAGCCTTCATCAAGGCGATCGGCGACGGTCTGTCCTATCCGCTGCGCTCGTTCGACGTCCCGATGGGAGTCCGCGTTGCCGACGGTTCCATAAGAGCCGACGGCGCACGCCGGTGGCGTCTCGACTCGATCGACGCGGGTCCGGGGTTCGTCGCCGCGATCGTCACCGAGCGGGAAGGCTCCCGAGGATCTTCCTGACCTCTTCGGGCGGCTCGATCGCGCGGTCGCCTTCCTTGAACTCCTCGCGCTCGCCGTTGCGGAAGAGGACGACGTTGATCGTGTCGGTCGCAGGGTCGGCCATGAAGATCGCGTTGTCGAGGCCGCCCTCGTGCGCCCTGTTGCCGACGACGTAGTAAATTCCACCGTCCTTCATGAGCGGCGAGCGCACCGCGACGTGCTGCCGGAACGCCGCGGCCTTCGGGCCCAGGAGCACGTCGAGGCGGGCGCCGATCGGAGGGGTCGTCCACGTGGACGGGGCGGGGTAGGTTCCGAGCCAGCGCGCCAGCTCGTCGAGCGGGGCATCGCCGAAGCCACCCGTTGGAACTCCCGCGGCCGCGCAAGCCTCGAGCTTCGCGCCGTTCCGCGTGACGAGCGCTTTGTAGGCGAAGATCTCGCCCGACTTCGCATCGAGGCAGCGCCCCGGCTCGAGCACGACGTCGAGCGTGGACCCGTGAGCGCCCTCGATTTTCGACGCGTACTCGCGCCGTCCGGTCGCGTTCGGGGTGACGCCGTACGGGTAGGTCACGCCCTTCGGCTCGTCGGGCGAGCGGTAGACGATGCCGGTGTCGCGGATGTCGATCGTGAAGGACGGCTCTTGCCCGCGCACCTCGAAGTCGCCGTCGAACACGGGAGTCTCGCAGCCGCTTCCCTCGTGCGCGCTCCGTGCACGCCCGACGCTCGACACCGTGAACGTGCTGCCGTCGACCGAGGCGGTTCCGCGAAGCTCGACGTAGGCCGGAAGATCGCCGGCGAGCTGACCGTGAGGGTCGGCGAGCCGGACGGTCCGCCCGGCGGGAGAGCCACACACCTGAAGCTCGACGCTCCCTCCCGAACGGACGAGGGTACCCCTCAGGGGCGGGCCTTCGTCCTCGGCCGCTTGCGGAGCCGGAGGCGGCGGTGCCGCTTCTCGGGCGCCGCCGCAGGCATACAAAGAGGTGACGAGGAGGATCGCGAGGACGACACGCATGGATCGATCATAATGCCGCTCCATGTCCGAGCCGACCTTTCCGAGCCTGCGTCCGTTCATCGACCGTTTGAAGATGGACCGCGACCTCGCGGTCGTGACCGCCCGGGTGTCGCCGAAGCTCGAGATCGCGGAGATTCACCGGCGGGTCATCGCGGCGGGAGGGCCGGCGCTCCTCTTCACGACCGTCGACGGATCCGACGTCCCGGTCGCGACGAATCTCTTCGGCACGGAGAGGCGCGCGCGCCTCGCCTTCGGAGAGAGAGCTCCCAAGCTCGTCCGCCGCCTCGCCGGCCTCGTCGAGACGATCCTGCCGCCGACGCCCGCGAAGCTCTGGGGCGCTCGCGATCTCCTCTTCGAGGCGCGACGCATCGGCTTGAAGCAGCGCACGAGAGGACCCGTGGCGGAGATCGTCACCTCCGATGTCCGGCTCGACCGCCTCCCCGTGCTCACGACGTGGCCGGAGGACGGCGGGCCGTTCGTCACGCTTCCGCTCGTGCTCACGCGGCACCCCGACACCGGATCGACGAACCTCGGCATGTATCGCCTTCAGGTCCACGATCCGCGGACGCTCGGGATGCACTGGCAGATCGGGAAGGGAGGAGGCTTCCACTACGCCGTCGCCGAGACGCGCGGCGAAGCGTTGCCCGTCACCGTCTTTCTGGGCGGGCCGCCGGCGCTGATTCTCGCTGCGATCGCGCCGCTCCCCGAGAACGTTCCCGAGCTGATGCTGGCGTCGCTCATCGCCGGCGAGAAGCTCGCGACCTGCGCCGGCCCCGGACCTCATCCCCTGATCGCGGAGGCCGAGATCGCGCTCGTCGGCTCGGTGCCCCCGAAGGTTCGCCGTCCCGAGGGACCGTTCGGCGACCACTACGGCTATTACTCGCTGCGGCACGACTACCCCGTCTTCGAGGTCTCCCACGTCGCGCGGCGCAAGGACGCGATCTACCCCGCGACCGTGGTCGGCAAGCCGCGGCAGGAGGACTTCTTCATCGGCGATCTCCTCCAGGACCTTCTCTCTCCGCTGTTCCCCCTCGTCATGCCGGGGGTGCGCGCGCTCTGGTCGTACGGCGAGACCGGGTACCACTCGCTCGCCGCCGCCGTCGTCCGCGAGCGCTACAAGCGCGAGGCGATGGCGTCGGCGTTCCGCATCCTCGGCGAGGGGCAGCTCTCGCTGACCAAGTTCCTCCTCGTCGTCGATCGCGAGGTCGATCTCAAGGATTTCAAGACGGTCCTCATGCATCTGCTCGCGCGCACGCGGCCGGAGACCGATCTCTTCGTCTTCTCGAACGTCTCGATGGACACGCTCGATTACACCGGCCCCGTCGTGAACGAAGGCTCGAAGGGCGTCTGGCTCGGTCTCGGCGATCCGGTGCGCGAGCTTCCCCGCGAGTACAAGCCGCAGGTATCGCCTCCCGCCGACGCGCGCGATCCGCGCGTCTTCTGTCCCGGATGCCTCGTCGTCGGCGCCCCTTCTTCCGCCGACGATCCCGGCGCGGCCGCGAGATTCGCCGCGCACCCTTCATTTGCCGGGTGGCCGCTCCTCGTCGTGACCGACGAGCCGGCGCGCGCCGTCGCCTCGACGATGAACTTCCTCTGGACGACCTTCACGCGATTCGAGCCCGGCGCGGACGTTCACGCCGCCGCGACCCGGATCGTGCGCAACCACGTCACGTTCACGCCGCCGATCGCGATCGACGCGCGCCGCCACCCCGGCTTTCCGGACGAGCTGGCCGCCGACGAGGCGACCGCGCGCCTCGTGGACCGTCGCTGGAAGGAATACTTCCCAAAGGGTGTCGCGATGGGCGACTCGGGAAAGGGCCATCTGAGCTGATTAAGGCCGTCTCCGGAGAAGCCGGTCGAGCAGGGTCCGCCGGCGCGACCCCGCTCGGTCGAGATCGACGATGAGAGCGTCGGCGCTCGGCGTGCGCCGCGCCGGATCCTTCTCGAGCAATCGGAGAACGACCGGCTTCAGGGCGCCGGCCTCCCGCGGCCAACGCGACGCCGAGCCCGGCGGATCGTCGAGCGTGGCTGCGGCGATCGCATAGCTCGTCGCGCGCAGGAACGGGTGCACGCCCGTGAACATCTCCCACGCCACGATGCCGAGGGCGAAGAGGTCGGCCCGCTCGTCGACCGCTTCCCCGCGAAGCTGCTCGGGCGCCATGTAGCGAATCGTTCCGACGCTGCGCCCCTCCCGGGTCAGGCGATCCAGGCTCTCCTCCATCTTCTCGGACGTCATCGTCTGGAGCGCCACGCCGAAATCCAT is a genomic window containing:
- a CDS encoding DsrE/DsrF/DrsH-like family protein encodes the protein MIEATLGEEAIRRIVREEIEAAFKKDTASRKAAIIASKGTLDWAYPPLILGTAAAAAGMDTSIFFTFYGLNVVHKEFESRLKVSPVANPGMPMPVPMPDLVNALPGMQGFATMMMKSMFKKKNVAPIRELLDVARESGVKLIACQMTMDVFGFTADDFVPGVTFGGAAAFLSHARRCHLTLFV
- a CDS encoding UbiD family decarboxylase — its product is MSEPTFPSLRPFIDRLKMDRDLAVVTARVSPKLEIAEIHRRVIAAGGPALLFTTVDGSDVPVATNLFGTERRARLAFGERAPKLVRRLAGLVETILPPTPAKLWGARDLLFEARRIGLKQRTRGPVAEIVTSDVRLDRLPVLTTWPEDGGPFVTLPLVLTRHPDTGSTNLGMYRLQVHDPRTLGMHWQIGKGGGFHYAVAETRGEALPVTVFLGGPPALILAAIAPLPENVPELMLASLIAGEKLATCAGPGPHPLIAEAEIALVGSVPPKVRRPEGPFGDHYGYYSLRHDYPVFEVSHVARRKDAIYPATVVGKPRQEDFFIGDLLQDLLSPLFPLVMPGVRALWSYGETGYHSLAAAVVRERYKREAMASAFRILGEGQLSLTKFLLVVDREVDLKDFKTVLMHLLARTRPETDLFVFSNVSMDTLDYTGPVVNEGSKGVWLGLGDPVRELPREYKPQVSPPADARDPRVFCPGCLVVGAPSSADDPGAAARFAAHPSFAGWPLLVVTDEPARAVASTMNFLWTTFTRFEPGADVHAAATRIVRNHVTFTPPIAIDARRHPGFPDELAADEATARLVDRRWKEYFPKGVAMGDSGKGHLS
- a CDS encoding sulfurtransferase TusA family protein — translated: MSDVKEDRLLDASGLSCPMPVVRAAKEMKALAAGQVLKIIATDRGSLADIPAWADDTGNELLSSATEGAAFVFFVRKGAD
- a CDS encoding NAD-binding protein; the encoded protein is MERPILVCGLDALGVAVIRRLIARGIAARALAAPTEAASYAHELERLGVPVCVGVARSAGALQAAGLQDAAALVLTADDDAENVDAALTARRLSPEVPIVARIFDPSLGAYLEESGAGLTILSVSGLASPRYAELAEKVALPAGTARPSAEGRSHARSSLRVDPILVRLTIVTTLVVVFSVWFFARALGLSPFDAFYFVVESITNTGFGDVPMGAAGIPSRLLTIALMIGGAGLLALVYALITGWFVARRFDVLQGRVPERGSDHVVIAGAGNVGFRVAQLLAEKGRSVVVIEREGSSVNAAQLRAEGRHVIVGDAGLDESLELAAVGRASVVMALTDSDAVNLRMALAVRRRHEEVPIVLRLISPELSEHLHGRRGMTIVSPIAVASERIADAAVEAILR
- a CDS encoding 4'-phosphopantetheinyl transferase superfamily protein, yielding MMPRWEIVDLDAGAEDVAAARTVLAPDELARAARFLREEDRRRFAMARSALRRTLAREMGADPRAIAFRYGPNGKPSLEGNELRFNLSHAGGRALIAWTDGGEIGVDIENVRPVRFGEKIARRYFSDDERRAFGGISDARWNETFFRCWTRKEAFIKAIGDGLSYPLRSFDVPMGVRVADGSIRADGARRWRLDSIDAGPGFVAAIVTEREGSRGSS